In the Brassica napus cultivar Da-Ae chromosome A7, Da-Ae, whole genome shotgun sequence genome, one interval contains:
- the LOC106357358 gene encoding collagen alpha-1(III) chain — protein sequence MAPYPILSKAPFGTPSAGGGSVGFNAPTGPGYRSGDTAPGGSSGINGPNGPGYRSGGPGGYKSGDTSAGYRNGSPPGKRVGGGDPGAAIVVFPKKPVPTPVPAECKPIAGCVTKHIAGGNPTVPQYHGPCCRKLTGYPIPTYGGPPYSPVPTRCFNPPYCRP from the exons ATGGCACCATATCCAATTTTGAGCAAAGCCCCTTTCGGCACTCCTTCTGCCGGTGGCGGCTCTGTTGGGTTTAACGCCCCTACTGGCCCCGGCTATAGGAGTGGGGATACCGCCCCCGGCGGCTCTAGTGGGATTAACGGCCCTAATGGCCCCGGCTATAGGAGTGGGGGTCCCGGCGGCTATAAGAGTGGCGATACTAGCGCTGGCTATAGAAATGGATCTCCACCCGGTAAGCGAGTAGGTGGAGGCGACCCTGGTGCGGCTATCGTTGTGTTCCCAAAGAAACCTGTACCAACGCCAGTACCAGCAGAATGCAAACCAATTGCAGGATGCGTCACTAAGCATATAGCCGGAGGCAACCCCACGGTGCCTCAATACCATGGACCATGTT GTCGGAAATTAACTGGTTATCCGATTCCGACGTACGGAGGTCCCCCGTACTCTCCTGTTCCTACGAGATGTTTCAACCCACCTTATTGTCGTCCATGA